From Pyxicephalus adspersus chromosome 7, UCB_Pads_2.0, whole genome shotgun sequence, a single genomic window includes:
- the FBXL19 gene encoding F-box/LRR-repeat protein 19, giving the protein MSAKGLGAARRRRTRCRKCEACVRSECGECHFCKDMKKFGGPGRMKQSCLKRQCTAPVLPHTAVCLLCGDAGKEDTAQDEDQKFNLSLMECTICNEIVHPGCIKMGKAEAVINTEIPNCWECPRCKREGRTCKDPLDGSGKKRPDNGEDAVRWKLTDDPAPGKKKTDENQGHKRKKEKEPVQDVGKKKVKAEKDKKIKKEPQTPTEPTPVLDRSHQREKIERFKQMCQMLERARSTTSSSSSDSDSDSDSKGSRGSSDTGEGGEGRTSRVSFSTSSDEDDDKGTSTDGQNGTRNGKQKSPRSNCREKENRRGVGAAVKKGTCSRNAVQPVSRSQLLKRPLVPSPPKPPPLQLERHVVRPPPHSPEPDSLPLDSGTDHVMQRGVWLSVFRHLGQKELCVCMRVCRTWNRWCCDRRLWTSIDLSRRKSITPPMLSGIVRRQPIRLDLSWTNISEKQLTWLIHRLQGLKELLLAGCTWSAVSSLCTASFPCLSLLDLGWVQGMKTSHLRELLSPPSNDCKTVVSDPRGRLPSLSELRVCGLDMGDAALRLLLRHTPRLNRLDLSHCVQLSDHGIHILTAVTSPLRDSLTHLNLTGCQRLTDQSLAFFKRCPHLQLVDLRSCRLLTSEGFQRLLQDPPSEPNVKPFQCAEDQVLSRET; this is encoded by the exons ATGTCGGCAAAGGGCCTGGGAGCTGCGCGGCGCAGGAGGACGCGCTGCCGAAAGTGTGAAGCCTGTGTGCGCAGCGAATGCGGCGAGTGCCACTTCTGTAAAGACATGAAGAAGTTTGGAGGGCCAGGGCGCATGAAACAGTCCTGCCTGAAGAGACAGTGCACGGCG CCTGTACTCCCCCATACTGCTGTCTGTCTTCTATGCGGAGATGCTGGGAAGGAAGACACTGCCCAGGATGAAGATCAAAAGTTTAACCTGTCGCTCATGGAATGTACTATTTGTAATGAGATTGTTCATCCCGGCTGTATCAAG ATGGGCAAAGCTGAAGCGGTTATTAACACTGAGATCCCAAACTGCTGGGAGTGTCCAAGATGTAAGCGTGAAGGCCGTACATGCAAG GACCCCCTGGATGGGTCAGGTAAGAAACGCCCTGATAACGGCGAGGATGCCGTGCGGTGGAAACTGACGGACGATCCGGCTCCAGGCAAGAAGAAAACGGATGAAAATCAGGGACataaaaggaagaaggaaaaggaaCCGGTTCAGGATGTGGGAAAGAAAAAG GTAAAGGCTGAGAAagataagaaaattaaaaag GAACCTCAGACGCCAACTGAACCCACTCCGGTGTTGGACCGCTCCCACCAGCGAGAGAAGATTGAGCGCTTCAAGCAAATGTGTCAGATGTTAGAGAGAGCTCGCAGCACCACCTCCAGTTCCAGCTCTGATTCTGACTCCGATTCCGACTCCAAGGGCTCACGGGGGAGCAGCGACACAGGTGAGGGAGGAGAGGGCCGGACTTCACGCGTCAGCTTCAGCACCAGCTCGGACGAGGATGATGACAAAGGAACCTCTACGGATGGACAGAACGGCACCAGGAACGGAAAACAAAAATCTCCTAGATCAAACTGCCGGGAGAAGGAGAACCGGAGAGGCGTGGGGGCTGCTGTTAAGAAAGGAACTTGTAGCAGAAATGCTGTTCAACCCGTATCCAGGAGCCAACTCTTAAAAAGGCCACTGGTCCCTTCCCCGCCAAAGCCCCCTCCCCTGCAATTGGAGAGACATGTGGTACGACCCCCTCCCCACAGCCCTGAACCGGACTCACTTCCCCTGGACAGTGGAACGGACCATGTCATGCAAAGGGGGGTCTGGCTGTCTGTGTTCAGGCACTTGGGACAGAAAGAGCTGTGTGTTTGTATGCGGGTGTGCCGAACTTGGAACCGGTG GTGTTGCGATCGGCGCCTCTGGACATCCATTGACTTGAGCAGGCGGAAGTCGATCACCCCTCCCATGCTGAGTGGTATAGTCAGACGACAGCCAATCAGACTAGACCTGAGCTGGACCAACATATCTGAGAAACAGCTGACCTGGCTAATACACCGACTGCAGG GATTAAAGGAGCTCCTATTGGCTGGATGTACATGGAGCGCGGTGTCCTCTCTCTGTACTGCCTCCTTCCCATGCCTATCTCTGCTGGACCTTGGCTGGGTACAAGGCATGAAAACCTCCCACCTCCGAGAGCTGCTTTCACCTCCCTCCAACGACTGCAAGACAG TTGTGTCGGACCCCCGGGGTCGTCTGCCCTCCCTCTCTGAGCTGCGCGTGTGTGGTTTGGATATGGGGGACGCTGCTCTGCGTTTGCTGCTTCGCCACACTCCTCGTCTCAACCGCCTGGATCTGAGTCACTGTGTCCAGCTCAGTGACCATGGGATTCACATATTGACCGCAGTCACCTCTCCCCTGAGAGACAGCCTCACTCACCTCAACCTCACAG GGTGTCAGCGTCTGACTGACCAATCTCTGGCCTTCTTCAAGCGCTGCCCCCACCTGCAGCTGGTGGACCTGCGCTCCTGTCGCCTCCTCACCAGCGAGGGCTTCCAGCGGTTGCTTCAGGATCCTCCCTCCGAGCCCAACGTGAAACCCTTCCAATGCGCTGAGGACCAAGTCCTGAGCCGGGAGACCTAG